The window ATCACCTTTCAGTAATAAAGGTTAATGCCAGGTCCTTGTTTTTGGGTGATGCAACAGTGGATCAGCTGGGCCAGACAGTACACCTGACCCAGTTAAACACTTGTGTAATGATTCTGAGTAAAAATCAACAAGCCAATATAGTTGAGAAAACTTAGCTTTTTATTACTATTTTGCAGTGATGTTGCTTTGACAAGACTCAAGAGTAACACGGAGTCATCTGTCCATATAAACAGTTAAAATTACTGAATATCCCTGCAATATTACTGTACACTTACTTTGTGTCTGTTATTATGCGTCTGCTCAACAACTCTATTGTCTCGTAACGCTCAACTTATGATATCACCATACTAGGTTTGACGGGTTTCACGTAAAAGCAGTAATTTTAAAAGACTCACCTCAGAGAGCATAAAAAACAATATGATAGAAAGCATTGAGAgtataaaaaatgtttgtttccgGGACAAACACAGTAAATCTCAGTCCTCTGTAAGACGTTTTGTGTGCGAATGCCTCCTGGAACCACAGGAagcacttaaaaaacaaagaatctgAGCTGATTTAAAGTGCATAATCTGATCTAAGGCCCGGCAGTTTGTGATCAGTGTACAGTTGGGTGGGCTCATTCGATAGCAAGGAAAGAGAAACAACGAGAACACAAGCAGCTACCCTCGAATTATCCCTTTGGCAAACAGCGGGTTACTAGGCTTCTGAAAGGATTATATAGACGTCCAACCTTTACTAGCAATGTGTTTTACATATGACATTAtctggggggagggggggggtgggggggtggaggAATCGAGGTGGCAGTCTTGGCTTTCACCAGCACACTTTCAAATTATGCTGAGAGTGATGAGTTGATGGCGCAGATTAGAGGGGCAAATGTCAGCAGAATGTCAGGCCTTAATTGCTTGTGTACTGTTTGACAGTGTTTACTCTCACAGGCCAGGTGCACCATATGGAGATCGAAGGATTGGAATTAATCACACAAAATCCTCGGGGAAAGAACAACTCAGAGCAGTGAGGAAGCATTAACTAGGGCGAGGCAATCTTCACTACACGGGATGTGAAGACACAACGCTAGCCTTTTATTAAATATCATTATTATGCCACAGAAGTGATATTGTGTATATAATAGGTATACCAGGTATTTGTTATGTTGGTTGCAGctactttagttttaaattatttattctctgcCACTGAACTGATGGATCTACCTAAAgaatacacaaaataaaaactggTTGTAGTGAAGCAGTTAAAAGACTCACTATATGTGGCCACATTGGTTGTACTACATAAGGTAAAATATTCTATAAACAAACTGAAATGGTTTTATATAAATCAAAAGAAAtaatacaaatcttttttattcatttatcaagctataaaacaaatacaaagattaaaaaaacagttgctATTAGCAACCTGGCATTAAGAACCTAGGTAGAAAAATCTATAGGAACaatattgtaatttaaaaacaattatgaaaaacaaaaaaagggatctcattttctttaaatatatcACGACCTTAAATTCACTACATGTAAGCACAGCAGGACTGGGGCTTTAGCAATGGTCAGTCATCAAAGTCTGGGATGTCATCATAAGAGTACCCCGGGTAGCCCTTTGATGCATAGTAAGCTATCCGTAGGTGGTAAAATCCAGGCAGGAAGACAAGGATCCCGATGATGAGGACAGGCACGGTCCGGTCTGTGtgctaaaagaaagaaaacatttattctctTAACATGATGACATTGTATGGCCAGTAAAAGGATGTAACAAGAAAAAGTGTGACCTAGAAAATTACTTACAGTGACGCCAAAGTAGCCAGCCAAGAGAAGAGCACCGATGATGATCAACAGCGAGCCGATTAGGAAAAGGATCGTGGCTAGTGCGATGGCTTTATATGGGACCTTGGGTGGGCTCTTCTTGAACTGTAGAGGGgaaatatttcatttcaaaaacatttctgtgaaACACAAGGTTTCTTGGAAGTGTCCGTTTTTCCTCTTCTGTGTCAAAATCATCAGACTAGAGAGATGTTTTCCATCGAATCCGCTTTAAATAAATTGCCCTATTCTCATAAAAACATGGATGTATAGTACTGTGCAAACATCTCAAGCTAACCCTAATTTTTCTTTTagtattttgctaggaaaatggcaaataggtgcagcaatttattgaCAGATTCAAAaacacatggaaatacagtatatcccacactgcttcaataatgtttattttccttctctgaggaggccaatccatgactgacagtgttctattgtgtgtgtttttatccaggtatgctttgactgcactggcagtgtgtttgggatctctgcccgactgaaaaatgaagctgttgccaacGATTTCCAGAAGGTAGGGCTGTACCATATCGTGTTGTCTGCAATAATACGTCTATAATTTTTTACATgatataaaaatgtcaaaatgcaATATCACTAGTGTAGCAAAAGCATGCATTTACATTACAGTAAATGTTCTTGCAATATTGTGCTGGTAATTTTGAAGCTGTCACCTACCCCTACTAGAGGGCATCGcacggtggatcaaaatctgatcatacttttctgtgttcatgatTTAATTGTGACAAGATTCCAAACACCATTGGCTGAAATGCAGGCCCTAAAAAACTATTTAgtgtctgtcaaactgtgttatctttggcattttcacAGATCCAACTAAAGACACATAAAGTTAGGTGCTTTTTGTGACAGCCTGCTCATAACAAAGTACCCAAAtacaagatttaaaatatgctaAGTtgcctgttatgtgtagacacaacactgagtTAGGTGCCATTTTTAATGCTTCCTTTATTCACAGCTGAAAgtagctgaaaaaacaaaaagacatttctCACAAAATGTTccggtacaaggactggacctTAAATGAGTAAAAACGCAGCCAGTTTCCAAAGAATGgttttgaaagaccttcagaaagcctggagaactactgtTTGATTCAACTCAACTTTCTGAGAGTGAAATTCTTATAGTGTCAAATTAAAGCAACAGACGCTTCAAGgggctttatattttaaggtaaagaccctagaaTAATACAGAGAATACCCCAACAATTAaacgaccccctatgagcaagcacttggcaaaaatgggaaggaaaatctccctattaacaggaagaaacgttGAAAGAATCAGGGTCAGGGAGGGGTAGCCATCTCCTATGACTGGTTGGGATTGAGGGGAGGAAGCCAGGACAAAAGATACAATAAACTGTGGAAGAGATCCGGACATTAATAATAATTCACGATTGAATAGAGTGGTGTACTAAACACATACTGAGTGAAAAGAGGGGGTCGTAACACAGGTGAGAGAACAAGAAATACTTCCAAACTGGGAGCTTgttccatagaagaggggcctgaaactgcaaggctctgcctcccattctacttttaaacagCAAAAGCAAATAAGCCCGCAGTCTTTTTGTTTCAGTCTATGTATTGCTTAGGACCACTTAAAAAATGCCAAGTCTGACTCCTTCAAAGTAGGGTGGCTCAAGACATTTGCACAGTCCTTTAAAAGTGTTGGTTATGCAGTACTTCTTGTGAACATTCACCAAACTTTGATGAGAACATCAAGAGGTTATAAGAATTAATATcacaggaccccccccccccccaacaaccCCAATGACGTCAACAGGGCTACCTTAGCTCGGAAATGACAGCGGCCATCTATTGCTGCAGTACCCCTTTATATTCATACTGTAGTGGTCGAAACCAGTGCACCAACTTTAGTCTAttatctaaaaataaaagcaatggTAACGTATCCTAGCGTTACACCTTCTGTTTTACCTGTAAATCAATGTAGCCGTCGTCGTCAGTGGCTAACCTGGAATACCTAACTTTGCTGTTAGGGATCCCGTTGGACACAACATTACGAGCGGGCATCTTCTTCAGCGGTTTGCTTTCAGATGAAgcagaaaagcagaaaaggCCCAACTACTCGACAGGCATCACTCTTAAACCGCAActgccaaaataaaacaataccGCACTTGGCTTATTCTAGGGCCGCTCCGACGACGTTTTATAAAGAGTTTACAGCGTAGAAGCCTCTGTTTGGGAATATGGTGTTGGACCTTCCGTGTTTTCAGTACGTATACACTCTGCGCCTGCGCAATCTGAAGCGTCATTATTAACTTCCAGAAACTTCGATTTAACGCGTAATTTTAACTTAAACGTTGCATGTGCTGTGCGAGATGAAAAAATAACGTTAAGCTaaatcacaaaaaagaaaagttttcagATGTGCTTTAGCGCAATTAACTGTTTTACAATAAAAAGGAAGATTTGCACCACGCCATGTCTACCACCAGAGGGCGCTGTTGAGTCTTATTAAAATGACCGGGTCACTGCGAGTCACAGACATGACCCTGCGGTGTCGAGATTCATCTCTTTGTGCGGATGTTCATTTCCTGGGATGTTCTGTTCTGTCTTTGTAATCACACTGTGCTTACAGAAGATAACGTTTCTGGCGAGACTGCAGATTTTGATACCATTTCACGTAACAGAAGAAGCTAAGACTAACCCACTCCCTCTGAAGGCCGTTTTAATCACTGAAATACAATCtcctgtatttattttcataaatgtacattaaaacaggaaataaattgACAGTTACATGATGTCTAAAAACAATTAACCAGATCAACAGCTTCTCTTCAAAAAGGACACATTAACGAGTCTCTTAATCCTGAAGTGATAATTGGCACATTTTTGTCTGCTTCAGATGTGGATGAACTCCAGGTGTTTGTATACAAAGTCACCTCTGCCAGTTTATTGCCACCTCCCTGGTTACGCACATCAATAATCCAGTCTGTGAGTGACTGACCATGTAATAAGCAAAAACCCTCAATCCATCTGAAATGACTAATTAAAGCTTCTGtggttgtgtactgtatttttattttaatttgtgtttttcatacTAGCTCCTTGTATGAGACGGAAGTGCCATGCAGATTTAGGCGGAACTGAGATGCTACCTGACTCATCGGAGGTCTTGCTAGAGTCATGGGCTCTACAGTCAGTTATTAAATGTCTGCAggatgacaaataaataaataaataaataaagctcttTTATCATGAGCAGTAAATCAAATGCATATTCTTATCGCTCGCAGCATCAGTAATACTCTTTAAAGTAAGCCTACACTTTGGCAGAGGATGAGTTTCTGGTGATCATTAGTATGCTGAGTGACCTTGACTGTCTCATCGTTAAGGCCATAATGTTGATCTCTGGGGGTGATTGAAGCCCTAAAATCATTtggattttttccttttctttccattGCACACAACACAAATTCTTCTACATCACAGAGCACAGTGCGTTCTCTTGTCTTAAGTTTGTCATTGATATTTACAGATTTCTCAGAGTTTCAGCGAGAAATGATCTTTTCAAATCCACCCCGCCTGCATTTCATCTTCGTTTTAGTGGGATTTAGCAAAATGTATTCTGTCCTCTGGAAACCACTTTAAAATTGCATTACTATTCCAAATTGCAGTGGGCGAATGCAGAGTCATATAAGCGGCCTTCGGAAATAACAGATTGTGCAGACGTTCTTTACTATACCTGTTACTGAGGGCAAACTTTGCCCTTTGCTTTATCACTCATTCCAGTTTCCTAACTCATACCTCACTGGGCTCTGTGATTGCATGTTGACTCTGCTCATCAGCTGACGCCACGGCTGCGTCACTGGATTGTCTTCCTTTGTGTGCCAAATAACGCCGCTCTTATCTGTTCGGTCTCCTTATTTGGAGGTTCAATAGCTACAATCAAGGTCACTGCACAAGCCGCTTAGCCTCCCCCTCAGTGTGAATTTAGAAACACGGCATTCAATTTATCTGCTCTGCAGCCTTGAGACAATCTACAAGACCAGATAAATCTGCAGTTATTTTACATtcataaattcaaaataaatggGCTCCAAATGGTACCACTGATGGAATAATCTATCTGTAAGTAACTCTGCTGCCCCTAACATTTGTGTTCAGACATTACTTCAtctattgtcttttttttttcatcccatGGGGGTTTAGAATTTCAATAGGATCTTCTTGTAAACTAttggtggctgtggctacaatgtagcttgccatcaccagtgtgtgaatgtgtgcgtgaatgggtggatgactggatatgtaaagcgctttggggtccttagggactagtaaagcgctatataaatacaggccatttaccatttaccaaagtGTTTGAGACCATAAATAAGAATTCTGGTCTAATGACACGTGGAGttgtaattaattaatcagATGACTGGGTAAGCTGTCACCAGTCAAAGACGGGAAGAGAGTGCGTTGTCATGTTAGATAATCCCTGCCACTACACCATGATGCCTGCACAGAAGCACATCAGAACAGCTGAGCACACTGAGCCcccaaggtgtgtgtgtgtgtgtgtgtgtgtgtgtgtgtgtgtgtgtgtgtgtgtgtgtgtgtgtgtgtgtgtgtgtgaagacgGCCACAGCCAACTCTCTTATAACCCCCCGAGTACGACTCTGAACAGTATAAGAGAACAGCATTTAGGCCATAATTAGAGTCCTGTTCATAGTGGAGTTCTGTCTGCTGAGATAATTAGGTCTGTCTTCATTACAGCAATTGCAGATAGAACCACGAATGGAGCCCAATAAAAGCCTCGACCATTATACCACTTGAGCATCATGCAATCTGCCTGTGGCTTTGCCTTATTACTTTTAAACCCACCGGGTTTCAGAAATGATCAAATGCGCCATGTAGGTGGTGCACAGGTGCTGCTGAGCAACAAGCttttcaaaatttaaaataagttCTGCGACATGTAATATACTTTCCATGTTTTTGATCTGTGGGTTTGTTCTTTTGTGTgagaatgagtgtgtgtgtgtgtgtgcgtgtgtgtgtgtgtgtgtgcctgctcAAATATTGAACATTGgatgaaaagaaatatgtatCACATTAAAGTACGGCTAAAGGATGATACTGTCTGGGCCGTTTTTGGTCCAGGCTGAAATATTTGAGCAAATAGGAGCTGGATTACCATAGAAACATTCattgccccccacccccacccccatctCTTTAATCCAGCTGTTTTTGCCCTGATTCTCCTTTTTTCCCTCCACCAGGTTGCAGTTTTCACTTATCTGGAGGAATCTCTCGAGAAGAGGAACGCCTCTTGTGAGCCCTTGACTTTTCCTTCAGTGCCACCACGACGTTACTGAAAAGCCATAAACTGTACAAACTTTAGTAACTCCTGAACTTTTTAAGAGTTTGCCCAATGATGTGGTTAACTTCTAAGACCTGTCACAACAACAAAGCAAGTCATGAAGGTGGTGACTATGTTAAATATTGAACTTAACATTGCAGTGCCTATAGCGGCTTGCTTCTGCTAGACAGCTTCAGCATTTCAATCAAAGTATAGTGAACAGCAGGCATGGCTTTAaacctgtctttttttaatgctcCTTGTGTGGATTGAGTAAAAGCCTTCTTTAAACAGACACCCCGAAGTCCTAATTAGAATAACActaaaaaaatcactttttaaTGACTTTCTTTTGTGCGTCACCGAGGAAAGATACTGCCTTATTCTGACGGCTGTGAATGCATTACTGTATCGGTTTCATGGAACTGATTGGGCACAATTAAATACAAAAGGATCTGTCAGCTTTGAGTGAATCACAGAATTGTCACTTGGCGCTGAACACTAGGAGCTCATGTAAAATTTATGCCAAGCGGTAATGAAGTGATGGATGCTTCCTTGCTCACATCATCGCAGGTGCTGTATGTCACACAGGATGGTTGCAGGAGGACGCAGTGATGACTCTTGTATTTCTGACCACAGCCActgatgggtttttttcctccttttttgctCTTCAATCTGCATTTCAGGTGTGAGCCTGAGGTTAGTTGTGTGCGTGGGAGGACAGCAGACTACTGCAGCACACTTGGTATAAGGAGCTTCATCAGCCTGATGACAGAATCTATCACCTTTATTTCACATTGCCATCTcccctttttccccccttcagcttataacaaaaaaagaacagttgccTCGAGAACATGACACACGACACGCAAAGTAGCGGCTTCGATCTTCAAATTTGCCTGCTTTGCATGCCAAGCATTTCACATTAGTCACAGAGTAATGTCAGCAGTGTGCATTTAACAGCTTCGATGATTGAAATCCTGGAGCTGGTTTTGTCAAAGTCATAAGCACAGGAGAGAAAATCTCTTGATATGCAATTAAGGCGAATGTCACTGTAAATGCCAACATTAGTATGAATGCTAGAGTCAGGTTTCTTGCCTCCATGACAGGAAATGTGTCTTCCAGTGCAGAGATATTGATTTCAGTTTCTTTCAAACTCAGCAGCCCACCTCACTGCATGGGCGGCACAGACAGGTAATTACTTTTCCAGCAGATAGCACGATAGGGCCTAACAGGatgcaaatacacacaaatcAACAGCACGGGTGTCTTGCAGGCTAGTTTTTAATGCATAACATAATTACAAAGCTATTGTTGCGTTAAATGCTTATTACAAAGTGGTTTGTCAGCGCCAGACAGTCATGCATACGCAGTAATGACACATAATCTGCCTAAATGTTGTGATTTTTGCTAAAATTGCGGTGAAAAttgtttttcaattttaaagaaaatccaTCTGTGACCTTTGCTTTTCAATTTATTGTGCAAGCAAAATAGATATGCCTATTTATGTCACGCCGTACCTTTCGCTGATTTGAATGCA is drawn from Maylandia zebra isolate NMK-2024a linkage group LG12, Mzebra_GT3a, whole genome shotgun sequence and contains these coding sequences:
- the tmem230b gene encoding transmembrane protein 230b; its protein translation is MPARNVVSNGIPNSKVRYSRLATDDDGYIDLQFKKSPPKVPYKAIALATILFLIGSLLIIIGALLLAGYFGVTHTDRTVPVLIIGILVFLPGFYHLRIAYYASKGYPGYSYDDIPDFDD